The Streptosporangiales bacterium genomic interval GGAACGCATGGCTCAGTCTCCCTCGTGGTGCGACGCTTCGGGGCGCCGTCTCGGCGGGCTTGACTTGGCACCCTAGTAGAGCGGGTCGCTCCTCAGCAGTACGAACGGGGGGCGGGTCGCCGTTCCCGACCGAACTGACGGTGATGGGTGTGACGAATCACTCCCGGATCTCACAGACTACGCCGCCGCTGGTCACCGTGGCGCCGACCCGGGCGTCGAGGCCGTGCACCGTGCCCGTCTTGTGCGCCGTGAGCGGTTGCTCCATCTTCATCGCCTCGAGCACGACGACGGGCTCGCCGGCCTCGACGTGCTGGCCCTCCACGACCAGCACCTTGACGATCGTGCCCTGCATCGGGCTGCTCAGTGCGTCGCCGCTCACGGCCGCGGTCGCGCTCGTCGTGGCCCTGCGCCTGGTCGCCCGGCGCTCGCCGCTCCCCGCGACGGCACCCAGGCCGGCGGGCAGGACGACCTCGAGGCGGCGACCGCCGACCTCGACCACGACCGCCTCGCGTGGAGCGGGGTCGTCGGTGGCGGCCGGGTCGCCCGCGTACGGCGCGATCCCGCCCGCGAACTCCGTCTCGATCCAGCGGGTGTGGACGCCGAACGGCTCGCCCGCGAACGCCGGGTCGTCGACGACGGCGCGGTGGAACGGCAGGACGGTCGGCATGCCGTCGACCGTGAACTCGGCCAGCGCCCGCCGGCTCCGTTCGAGCGCCTGGGCGCGGGTGGCGCCGGTGATGACGAGCTTCGCCAGCATCGAGTCGTACACCTGCGGCACGACGGTGCCCTGCTCGACACCGGAGTCGAGACGGACGCCGGGGCCGGACGGCGGCCGCCAGGCCGTGACGGTGCCCGGCGCGGGGAGGAAGCCGCGGCCGGCGTCCTCGGCGTTGATCCGGAACTCGATCGCGTGCCCGCGGACCGCCGGGTCGCCGTAGCCGAGGGGCTCGCCGTCGGCGAGCCGCAGCTGCTCGCGGACGAGGTCGATGCCGGTGACCTCCTCGCTGACCGGGTGCTCGACCTGGAGCCGGGTGTTGACCTCGAGGAACGAGATGGTGCCGTCCTCGCCGACGAGGAACTCGCAGGTGCCGGCGCCGACGTATCCCGCCTCGCGCATGATCGCCCTGCTCGACTCGTACAGCCGCGCGACCTGGTCCCCGGTGAGGAACGGCGCGGGCGCCTCCTCGACGAGCTTCTGGTGGCGCCGCTGCAATGAGCAGTCACGGGTGGTCACGACCACGACGTCGCCGTGCCGGTCGGCGAGGCACTGCGTCTCGACGTGCCGGGGCCGCGCGAGGTAGCGCTCGACGAAGCACTCGCCGCGACCGAACGACGCGACGGCCTCGCGTACCGCCGAGTCGTACAGCTCGGCGACCTGGTCGAGCTCGGTGGCGACCTTGAGTCCGCGCCCCCCGCCGCCGAACGCGGCCTTGATGGCGATCGGCAGGCCGTGCTCGCGGGCGAACGCGACGACCTCGTCGGCGTCGCGCACCGGATCGGCGGTGCCGGCGACGAGCGGGGCGCCGACCCGTTGCGCGATGCGCCGCGCCGCGACCTTGTCGCCCAGCGACCGGATGGCGTCCGGCGGCGGCCCGATCCAGGTCAGGCCGGCGTCGATCACGGCCTGGGCGAAGTCGGCGTTCTCCGACAGGAAGCCGTAGCCGGGATGGACGGCGTCGGCGCCGGCCTGCTTGGCCACGCCGAGCAGCTTGGCGATGTCGAGGTAGCTCTCGCCCGGAGTCGTGCCGCCGAGCGCGAACGCCTCGTCGGTGGCGCGGACGTGCACCGCATCACGGTCGGGATCGGCATACACGGCGACGCTCGCCAGTCCCGCGTCACGGCACGCACGGGCGACCCGCACGGCGATCTCGCCGCGGTTCGCGATCAGGACCTTGCGCACACCCGCTCCTCCACACGCCACCCCCGTGGCCCTGGCGAGTCTAGGTGGTCGCGGAGCGTCACGCTTGTCCGGCAAGGACACCGTCTGCCCGGTCCACCCCGAAGGGTGGCTCCTGCCCAGGGCATCGACCTGGGGATGGTGTCAGTAACCGGTCCAGAGTCGGCGGCCGCCATGCGGTCAAGCCCCGCCGAGGTAGGACTCGTCCAGGAGCGACGCGACACTCTCCAGGGGGGCGGTGACCCAGCCGTCGTCGATCTCGTCGCCGTCGTCGCGAGCGGCCTGCAGTGCACGGTTCCAGGTGAGCGCGCGGGCCACCTTCGCGACCCGGCAGGCTAGTTCGAGTGTGGCGGCCAGGTCCTCATCACCTGCGCTGTGGGCGAATCCCTGCAGGTATGTGTCGCGCGCGCTCAAGAATCCGGGGTCGTCGAGGTTCACGTCGAGCAGGCGCTGCACGAATCCCAGCGGCACGAGCATGGCCGCGAAGGGGTGGGCGACGACGCTGTCGCCCCAGTCGTAGAACGCCGCGGTGCCGGCGCCGTCACCGAGGATGTTCCAGGGGTGGAGGTCGTTGTGGTCAAGACTCGCCGGCACCCGTGACTCGCCCAGCTGCTGGCACCAGGTAGCGAACGTCGTTCGCATCGCCGTGACTCGCCGGTGAGTCGCATGACCACCCGCATTCTCCCCGCGGCTGTCGATGATCGCGCCGGCGGCTTCCATTGCTTCATCGAACCGCTGCGACATGATGGCGGGGCGCATGTCTGCGACACCTAGCGTGAGGAGCTCGTCGACATGCAGAGTCAGATTTCGTTGCAGGTCACCGTACTGCGCGAGAGCCTCCACGAGCGCCTTGGTCAGATCGGTGCCGGCGAGGCGCTCGCCGATGGGCTGGCCACCGTCGGGCAGCAGGATCCAACCGCGCTCCGAGTCCG includes:
- a CDS encoding ATP-grasp domain-containing protein, translating into MRKVLIANRGEIAVRVARACRDAGLASVAVYADPDRDAVHVRATDEAFALGGTTPGESYLDIAKLLGVAKQAGADAVHPGYGFLSENADFAQAVIDAGLTWIGPPPDAIRSLGDKVAARRIAQRVGAPLVAGTADPVRDADEVVAFAREHGLPIAIKAAFGGGGRGLKVATELDQVAELYDSAVREAVASFGRGECFVERYLARPRHVETQCLADRHGDVVVVTTRDCSLQRRHQKLVEEAPAPFLTGDQVARLYESSRAIMREAGYVGAGTCEFLVGEDGTISFLEVNTRLQVEHPVSEEVTGIDLVREQLRLADGEPLGYGDPAVRGHAIEFRINAEDAGRGFLPAPGTVTAWRPPSGPGVRLDSGVEQGTVVPQVYDSMLAKLVITGATRAQALERSRRALAEFTVDGMPTVLPFHRAVVDDPAFAGEPFGVHTRWIETEFAGGIAPYAGDPAATDDPAPREAVVVEVGGRRLEVVLPAGLGAVAGSGERRATRRRATTSATAAVSGDALSSPMQGTIVKVLVVEGQHVEAGEPVVVLEAMKMEQPLTAHKTGTVHGLDARVGATVTSGGVVCEIRE
- a CDS encoding phosphotransferase; its protein translation is MRRSPQEPYDQQDVARNRAARHGTAAWSSPEWRDDAVSWLDEQLAAAGIHRRGDVEQPHLRPWATVLRAPTSAGPVWLKAVGPGTAFEVGLYEVLARIAPDRVLTPIASDSERGWILLPDGGQPIGERLAGTDLTKALVEALAQYGDLQRNLTLHVDELLTLGVADMRPAIMSQRFDEAMEAAGAIIDSRGENAGGHATHRRVTAMRTTFATWCQQLGESRVPASLDHNDLHPWNILGDGAGTAAFYDWGDSVVAHPFAAMLVPLGFVQRLLDVNLDDPGFLSARDTYLQGFAHSAGDEDLAATLELACRVAKVARALTWNRALQAARDDGDEIDDGWVTAPLESVASLLDESYLGGA